In the genome of Mesorhizobium sp. NBSH29, the window CCCTCGACCGCAAGGAAGTCGAGTTGATCGTGCGCGATTATCTGCTGGCCAATCCGGAGATCATGCTCGAGGTTCAGCAAGCTCTGGAAACCAAACAGAAGGAAGAGCAGCGTCTTGCAGGTGCCGGCGCTATAAGCGGTGCGAAGGACGAAATCTTCCGGTCTCCCTATGACGCGGTCATTGGCAATCCGGATGGTAAGGTGACCATCGTCGAGTTCTACGATTACAATTGTGGCTATTGCAAACGGGCTATCGAAGACATGCGCGCGCTGACCAAGGGCGATCCGGATCTGCGCTATGTGTTGAAAGAGTTCCCCATTCTGGGACCGGATTCACAGAAAGCGCATGTCGTGTCCGCAGCTTTCCACAAATTGATGCCAGAGAAATACGGTGAGTTCCACAGTCAGCTTTTGGGCGGGCAAGGGCGTGCTACGGAAGACAGTGCTGTGAAGATCGCTCTGTCGCTCGGTGCCGATGAAGCAGCACTGCGCGAGGCAATGAAGGACCCCAAGATTCCCGAGGTTTTCAATAGCACGTATGAGCTTGCGACCAAGCTTTCGATCAGCGGGACGCCGTCCTATGTTATAGGCAACGAGGTGGTGTTCGGCGCGCTCGGCCACGAAGTGCTGGCTGAAAAGATCGAGGCTGCCAGAGCTTGCGGGACCGCCTGCTAAGTTGAGTTCAGTTTGAAAACAGCGGCTGTGGACAGCGCAAGAACGGGCTTGCGCTCTTTGCGCATCGCTCTAATCCCAGTATAGAGTGCGTTCTCATCGGTTGGCTCCGGTGTCATGAGGTTTGTATTGAAAACGGTATATGTTCTGAACGGTCCTAACCTGAATGCCCTCGGCAATCGCGAGCCTGGCATTTATGGAGGCCGTACACTTTCAGGCATCGAAAGCGACTGCCGCACAACGGCAGCCGAACTTGGTTTCGAGGTCGATTTCCGCCAGACCAACCATGAAGGCCTGTTGGTCGACTGGCTGCATGAGGCCAGCGAAAGAGACGTCATCGGCGTCGTTCTCAATGCCGGCGCCTATACGCACACATCGATTGCGCTACATGATGCCATTCGCACCATTCAGCCAATACCGGTGATCGAGGTGCATCTTTCAAACGTGCATGCACGCGAAGCTTTTCGCCAGCAGTCACTGATCTCCCCGGTTGCCGCCGGTGTCATTTTCGGGCTCGGCCCGCTGGGTTATGTTCTGGGCCTGCGGGCCCTGGCGGCCCGACCGTGACCAGCCCCCGAACACAAGGGACCAGAATGTCGATTAAGAAAAATGGTGTTGACCAGCAGCTGATCCGCGATCTGGCTGGGATCCTTAACGAGACACAGCTAACCGAGATCGAGGTTGAGCAGGGCGATTTGCGTGTGCGCGTGTCGCGCCAGTCGACCATGATGCAGGCCGTAGCGCCGGCTGCCGGCCCGGTATTCCCGGGCCAGGCTCCACAGAGCCAGCCGGTTGCAGCCCCTGCGCCGGCAGCCGACCCGTCCAAGAACGCGGTTCCCTCGCCCATGGTCGGCACCGCCTACGCTTCCTCATCGCCCGATTCAAAGCCGTTCATCGAGGTCGGACAGACGGTCAAGGAAGGTCAGACGCTATTGATCATCGAGGCGATGAAAACCATGAACCAGATCCCCTCGCCCCGCGCCGGCAAGGTAACAGCCATTCTGTTTGAAGATTCGCAGCCCGTCGAATACGGCGAGCCGCTAGTAGTCATCGAATAGCGCCCCGGCAACCGCATGTTCCAGAAAATCCTCATTGCAAATCGCGGCGAAATTGCC includes:
- the accB gene encoding acetyl-CoA carboxylase biotin carboxyl carrier protein codes for the protein MSIKKNGVDQQLIRDLAGILNETQLTEIEVEQGDLRVRVSRQSTMMQAVAPAAGPVFPGQAPQSQPVAAPAPAADPSKNAVPSPMVGTAYASSSPDSKPFIEVGQTVKEGQTLLIIEAMKTMNQIPSPRAGKVTAILFEDSQPVEYGEPLVVIE
- the aroQ gene encoding type II 3-dehydroquinate dehydratase, with translation MKTVYVLNGPNLNALGNREPGIYGGRTLSGIESDCRTTAAELGFEVDFRQTNHEGLLVDWLHEASERDVIGVVLNAGAYTHTSIALHDAIRTIQPIPVIEVHLSNVHAREAFRQQSLISPVAAGVIFGLGPLGYVLGLRALAARP
- a CDS encoding DsbA family protein is translated as MRLPILSRAGRASIAVALLASVSLVGMPATVAAQEATTSSAPLDRKEVELIVRDYLLANPEIMLEVQQALETKQKEEQRLAGAGAISGAKDEIFRSPYDAVIGNPDGKVTIVEFYDYNCGYCKRAIEDMRALTKGDPDLRYVLKEFPILGPDSQKAHVVSAAFHKLMPEKYGEFHSQLLGGQGRATEDSAVKIALSLGADEAALREAMKDPKIPEVFNSTYELATKLSISGTPSYVIGNEVVFGALGHEVLAEKIEAARACGTAC